From the Kogia breviceps isolate mKogBre1 chromosome 15, mKogBre1 haplotype 1, whole genome shotgun sequence genome, one window contains:
- the CHMP1B gene encoding charged multivesicular body protein 1b translates to MSNMEKHLFNLKFAAKELGRSAKKCDKEEKAEKAKIKKAIQKGNMEVARIHAENAIRQKNQAVNFLRMSARVDAVAARVQTAVTMGKVTKSMAGVVKSMDATLKTMNLEKISALMDKFEHQFETLDVQTQQMEDTMSSTTTLTTPQGQVDMLLQEMADEAGLDLNMELPQGQTGSVGTSVASAEQDELSQRLARLRDQV, encoded by the coding sequence ATGTCCAACATGGAGAAACACCTGTTCAACCTAAAGTTCGCGGCCAAAGAACTGGGCAGGAGTGCCAAAAAATGCGACAAAGAGGAAAAGGCCGAAAAGGCCAAGATTAAAAAGGCCATTCAGAAGGGCAACATGGAAGTTGCGAGGATTCACGCCGAGAACGCAATTCGCCAGAAGAACCAGGCGGTGAATTTCCTGAGGATGAGCGCGCGGGTGGACGCGGTGGCCGCCAGGGTCCAGACGGCCGTGACGATGGGCAAGGTGACCAAGTCGATGGCCGGTGTGGTTAAGTCGATGGACGCGACGTTGAAGACCATGAATCTCGAGAAGATCTCCGCCCTGATGGACAAGTTCGAGCACCAGTTCGAGACGCTGGACGTGCAGACGCAGCAGATGGAGGACACGATGAGCAGCACGACGACGCTGACCACTCCCCAGGGCCAGGTGGATATGCTGCTGCAGGAAATGGCAGACGAAGCCGGCCTCGACCTCAACATGGAGCTGCCGCAGGGCCAGACCGGCTCCGTGGGCACGAGCGTGGCCTCGGCCGAGCAGGACGAACTGTCCCAGAGGCTGGCCCGCCTGCGGGACCAAGTGTGA